The following proteins are co-located in the Candidatus Methylomirabilota bacterium genome:
- a CDS encoding AI-2E family transporter, with product MTRLPWPLVFQVVGVVGVVWFVLHTWQIWLLAFTALIVAAAILPAARFGERYRVPRGVTVLAVYLGVAAVLALMGRLLWPALTEQWTQFLEQLPRLLDNVNRWLGSVDVFLLRWGASLPTPKPEDLQGLAGTLVANTFAVTAGVVGFVVGVLAIIVIAAYLVIDAGHIGASLLQLLPPTYRAHGAALARPVLDRIGGYVRGQIASSLCVGAVLAVGLGLLGVRYALLIGALAAVLNIVPFVGSLVAAVLGIISALNESLTLAVVTAALFWGTNLLEGKLLAPHFVGRATGLHPLAVLLALFAGVHLAGLIGALVAVPFLAAGWELVRALYLRPTQRARAE from the coding sequence ATGACCCGGCTGCCGTGGCCGCTGGTCTTTCAGGTGGTCGGCGTCGTCGGCGTCGTCTGGTTCGTCCTCCATACCTGGCAGATCTGGCTCCTGGCCTTCACCGCGCTGATCGTCGCTGCGGCCATCCTGCCGGCCGCTCGCTTCGGGGAGCGGTACCGGGTGCCGAGGGGCGTGACGGTCCTCGCGGTCTACCTGGGGGTGGCCGCCGTCCTGGCCCTGATGGGCCGCCTGCTCTGGCCGGCGCTGACCGAGCAGTGGACTCAGTTCCTGGAGCAGCTCCCGCGCCTCCTCGACAACGTCAATCGCTGGCTCGGCAGCGTGGACGTTTTTCTCCTCCGCTGGGGTGCCTCGCTGCCCACCCCCAAGCCCGAGGACCTCCAGGGTCTGGCGGGTACGCTGGTGGCGAACACGTTCGCGGTGACCGCCGGGGTCGTGGGCTTCGTGGTGGGCGTGCTGGCGATCATCGTGATCGCGGCGTACCTGGTCATCGACGCCGGCCACATCGGCGCCAGCCTGCTGCAGCTCCTGCCCCCCACGTACCGCGCCCACGGGGCGGCGCTGGCCAGGCCCGTCCTCGACCGCATCGGGGGCTACGTGCGCGGCCAGATCGCCTCCAGCCTCTGCGTGGGCGCCGTGCTCGCCGTCGGTCTCGGGCTGCTCGGCGTACGCTATGCCCTGCTGATCGGCGCGCTGGCGGCCGTGCTCAACATCGTGCCGTTCGTGGGCTCGCTGGTGGCCGCCGTGCTGGGCATCATCTCGGCCCTGAACGAATCACTGACTCTCGCCGTGGTGACGGCGGCGCTCTTCTGGGGGACCAACCTCCTGGAGGGCAAGCTCCTGGCGCCCCACTTCGTCGGGCGCGCCACCGGGTTGCACCCGCTGGCCGTGCTGCTGGCGCTCTTCGCCGGGGTTCACCTGGCCGGCCTCATCGGGGCTCTGGTGGCGGTCCCGTTCCTGGCCGCCGGATGGGAGCTCGTCCGTGCCCTTTACCTGAGACCCACTCAGCGGGCCCGCGCCGAGTAG
- a CDS encoding bifunctional homocysteine S-methyltransferase/methylenetetrahydrofolate reductase: protein MPHAFSHRLAEGPLLCDGAMGTLLYARGVPMDACFDLLNLNNPRLVQSVHAEYVAAGADCIETNTFGANRFKLAVHGQSGDVRTINLRGVKLARDVRESMGRDVLVLGSMGPLGKYLTPLGSLTPEEARAAFREQAEALLEGGVDALIVETFSDLTEITLAIEAIRSVTDLPIVAQMAFTDEGVTFTGRSPAEAARTLRALGVQALGANCSVGPSVLFEVLEHMLPEAGRVPLSIQPNAGLPSRIGERLMYLSSPAYMADYAGRMLEVGARIVGGCCGTTPGHIAAMRTVLDRKTTVRRYQDRPAVSVRLREAVETPGLRTTAAPTLLGRKLESREFIVTVELDPPRGHTVEKLIQGAKLLKERGVEIADINDGSLGRVRMAVLPTAILVREAAGLDINMHFTCRDRNLMGIQADLLGAHALGIRNILAMTGDPPRTGDYVNATAVFDVDAIGLLEILRRMNEGQDATGNSIGEPTAFCVGAALDPSAQDPAREIERFQRKVEAGARWVQTQPVYELESLDRFLERAGGSPVPLLVGVLPLHSSRHAEFLHNEVPGITIPDHVRARLREAGESALRVGVEMAQRLVQQIRRRYDGVYLMPSFGRFEVVAEVLDALR from the coding sequence ATGCCGCACGCGTTTAGCCACCGGCTGGCCGAGGGGCCGCTCCTGTGCGACGGCGCCATGGGCACGCTGCTCTACGCGCGGGGCGTCCCGATGGACGCCTGCTTCGACCTGCTCAACCTCAACAATCCCCGGCTCGTGCAATCGGTGCACGCGGAGTACGTCGCCGCCGGGGCCGATTGCATCGAGACCAACACGTTCGGCGCCAACCGCTTCAAGCTGGCCGTGCACGGCCAGTCCGGCGACGTGCGCACGATCAACCTGCGCGGGGTCAAGCTCGCCCGCGACGTCCGCGAGAGCATGGGCCGCGACGTGCTCGTGCTCGGCTCGATGGGGCCGCTGGGCAAGTACCTGACGCCGCTGGGCTCGCTGACGCCCGAGGAGGCGCGCGCCGCGTTCCGCGAGCAGGCCGAGGCGCTGCTGGAGGGCGGCGTCGACGCCTTGATCGTCGAGACCTTCTCCGACCTCACCGAGATCACGCTGGCCATCGAGGCCATCCGCTCGGTCACGGATCTGCCCATCGTGGCCCAGATGGCGTTCACCGACGAGGGCGTCACCTTCACGGGGCGCTCGCCGGCCGAGGCGGCGCGCACGCTGCGCGCGCTGGGCGTGCAGGCGCTGGGGGCCAACTGCTCGGTAGGCCCGAGCGTCCTCTTCGAGGTTCTCGAGCACATGCTGCCCGAGGCCGGGAGGGTGCCGCTCTCCATCCAGCCCAACGCCGGCCTGCCGAGCCGGATCGGCGAGCGGCTCATGTACCTCTCGTCGCCCGCCTACATGGCCGACTACGCCGGGCGGATGCTCGAGGTGGGCGCCCGCATCGTGGGCGGCTGCTGTGGCACCACGCCGGGGCACATCGCGGCGATGCGGACGGTGCTGGACCGCAAGACGACGGTGAGGCGGTACCAGGACCGCCCGGCGGTGAGCGTGCGGCTGCGCGAGGCGGTCGAGACGCCCGGCCTGCGGACGACCGCCGCGCCCACGCTGCTGGGGCGCAAGCTCGAGAGCCGCGAATTCATCGTCACCGTCGAGCTGGATCCTCCCCGTGGCCACACGGTCGAGAAGCTGATCCAGGGCGCCAAGCTCCTCAAGGAGCGCGGCGTCGAGATCGCCGACATCAACGACGGCTCGCTCGGACGCGTTCGCATGGCGGTCCTGCCTACGGCGATTCTCGTGCGCGAGGCGGCCGGGCTCGACATCAACATGCACTTCACCTGTCGCGACCGGAACCTCATGGGCATCCAGGCCGACCTGCTCGGCGCCCACGCGCTGGGGATCCGCAACATCCTGGCCATGACCGGCGACCCACCGCGCACGGGAGACTACGTCAACGCCACGGCGGTTTTCGATGTCGACGCCATCGGCCTCCTGGAGATCCTGAGACGGATGAACGAGGGACAGGACGCGACCGGCAACAGCATCGGCGAGCCCACCGCCTTCTGTGTCGGCGCCGCGCTCGATCCCTCCGCCCAGGACCCCGCGCGCGAGATCGAGCGCTTTCAGCGCAAGGTAGAGGCGGGCGCGCGCTGGGTGCAAACCCAGCCCGTCTATGAGCTAGAGTCGCTGGACCGCTTCCTCGAGCGTGCGGGCGGCTCCCCCGTCCCCCTGCTGGTCGGTGTGCTGCCGCTGCACAGCTCCCGCCACGCCGAGTTCCTGCACAACGAGGTGCCCGGCATCACCATCCCCGACCACGTGCGGGCGCGGCTCAGAGAGGCAGGGGAGAGCGCCCTGCGGGTCGGCGTCGAGATGGCGCAGCGGCTGGTCCAGCAGATCCGCCGACGGTACGACGGCGTATACCTGATGCCGTCGTTCGGACGGTTCGAGGTGGTCGCCGAGGTGCTCGATGCCCTCCGTTGA
- a CDS encoding shikimate kinase, whose protein sequence is MRRDNIILVGFMGAGKSVCGRLLARRLGRCFVETDDMIVAREGRSIAEIFRQAGEERFRQLEAEALELLALKSGDVIATGGGFPCRDGRMEALAERGTVVWLGGDLRELYERARRDGERPMLAARSFDEIETLYRAREPYYRRAHLALDTTGLGPDEVVARLLSALRQGHAARV, encoded by the coding sequence ATGCGCCGGGACAACATCATCCTGGTCGGCTTCATGGGCGCGGGCAAGTCCGTGTGTGGCCGGCTGCTGGCGCGCCGGCTCGGCCGCTGCTTCGTGGAGACCGACGACATGATCGTCGCGCGCGAGGGCCGGTCGATCGCCGAGATCTTCCGCCAGGCCGGCGAAGAACGGTTCCGCCAGCTGGAGGCCGAGGCCCTCGAGCTCCTGGCGCTGAAGTCGGGCGACGTCATCGCCACCGGTGGGGGCTTCCCGTGCCGGGACGGGCGGATGGAGGCGCTCGCCGAGCGGGGCACCGTCGTGTGGCTGGGGGGCGATCTCCGCGAGCTCTACGAGCGCGCGCGCCGCGACGGCGAACGGCCCATGCTGGCGGCGCGCTCGTTCGACGAGATCGAGACCCTTTACCGGGCGCGCGAGCCCTACTACCGCCGGGCGCACCTCGCCCTGGACACCACCGGCCTCGGCCCCGACGAGGTCGTCGCGCGCCTGCTCTCCGCCCTGCGTCAGGGTCATGCCGCACGCGTTTAG